One Streptococcus sp. S1 DNA window includes the following coding sequences:
- a CDS encoding helix-turn-helix domain-containing protein: MHLADLMEKSEGGQFLILSHLQQHSPSSLSEVMAETDFSKATLNKYLALINDKAKENQLALSIEREDENFRLLVGSDTKGRDIRRAFLDNAIKYQLLIYLLYHGQFQAQQLAQELLISEATLGRHISGLNKLLTEFSISIQNGRLKGPEHKIRYFYFGLLRKVWASADWKQELAKKERQTEIETLEELCGAQLSQGQRLDFVLWSHITQQRLKINACQFQEIEQKMKGYTDNIFYQRLFRRVNQLFSGKHIALSHEDGEMLVLFAFLVTHRILPLHTMEYILGFGGEIGNLTTQLIQEMKTQKLLGDYIEGPVTYELSQICGQVYLFTGYLLQDKYKYQLESHNPYVFSSHDYREVADTIFSKLPIFCQGTALDKKIKWEWLQLMDYIAENSGRQIKIGLDLTVGYLGYTRMTEVLKRYLEYNRFITIEAVDPASDYDLIVTNNPISLTQRIPVYYLKYDLDMIDLANIRQMIYQEEG; the protein is encoded by the coding sequence ATGCATTTAGCTGATTTAATGGAAAAAAGTGAGGGTGGGCAGTTTTTAATCCTGTCTCATCTGCAGCAACATTCTCCAAGCAGTCTGTCAGAAGTGATGGCGGAGACAGATTTTTCCAAAGCAACCTTGAACAAATATCTTGCATTGATCAATGACAAGGCCAAAGAGAATCAGCTGGCCCTTTCCATTGAACGAGAAGATGAAAATTTTCGCCTTCTTGTGGGTTCGGATACAAAGGGGCGTGACATTCGACGGGCTTTTTTGGACAATGCTATCAAGTACCAACTATTGATCTATTTGCTTTATCATGGTCAATTTCAAGCTCAACAATTAGCTCAGGAACTCTTGATTAGTGAAGCCACACTAGGGCGTCATATTTCTGGCTTGAATAAATTATTAACTGAGTTCTCTATTTCAATTCAAAATGGGCGCCTCAAGGGACCTGAACATAAAATTCGTTATTTTTATTTTGGTTTGCTACGAAAGGTTTGGGCTAGTGCAGACTGGAAACAAGAACTTGCCAAGAAAGAAAGACAAACCGAAATTGAAACCCTAGAAGAGCTCTGTGGTGCCCAGTTGTCTCAAGGCCAACGTTTGGATTTTGTTCTCTGGTCCCACATTACCCAGCAACGACTTAAGATCAATGCCTGTCAGTTTCAAGAAATTGAACAGAAGATGAAGGGCTATACGGACAACATTTTTTACCAACGCTTGTTTCGTCGGGTAAACCAGCTCTTTTCTGGGAAACATATCGCTCTTAGCCATGAAGATGGAGAGATGTTAGTCCTCTTTGCTTTCCTTGTCACCCATCGGATCCTCCCGCTTCATACTATGGAGTACATCTTAGGCTTTGGGGGAGAGATTGGTAATTTGACAACGCAACTCATTCAAGAGATGAAAACGCAGAAGTTATTAGGGGATTATATCGAAGGCCCTGTGACCTATGAATTGAGTCAAATTTGTGGACAGGTCTATCTTTTTACAGGCTACCTTCTTCAAGACAAGTATAAGTACCAACTTGAAAGCCACAATCCTTATGTCTTTAGTAGTCATGATTATAGAGAAGTAGCAGACACTATCTTTAGCAAACTTCCGATCTTTTGCCAAGGGACAGCTCTGGATAAAAAAATCAAGTGGGAGTGGCTCCAGTTAATGGATTATATCGCGGAAAATAGTGGGAGACAAATTAAGATCGGCTTAGACTTAACAGTGGGCTATTTAGGTTATACACGGATGACAGAAGTCCTCAAGCGCTACTTAGAGTACAATCGTTTTATTACCATTGAAGCCGTTGATCCAGCTTCAGATTACGATTTGATCGTGACCAACAATCCGATTAGTCTTACCCAGCGGATTCCTGTCTATTATTTAAAATATGATTTAGATATGATCGATCTAGCCAATATTCGCCAGATGATCTACCAAGAAGAAGGTTAA
- a CDS encoding ankyrin repeat domain-containing protein, with the protein MQKTFQLLRRGDIEAVRQILDRKPEEVNAVSGDKPKRDQGQSLLQVAIKSGHLDIADLLIDRGADLNFIEEPTELNPFCQPVIQTAGGRAVFDCRRMIKRWNGQYQLYSSKEKADQSFKVFKKMLELGADISQKDSHRGTLLQTILIETKEVLPSYYWKTKETSDNVLITDELRHDLNRIYDLLIRYGVTSEEISAYHKIPLKELYQDSPTMEFLNRLD; encoded by the coding sequence ATGCAAAAAACCTTTCAGTTATTGAGAAGGGGTGATATAGAGGCTGTCCGTCAGATATTGGATAGAAAGCCTGAAGAAGTCAATGCTGTTTCGGGTGACAAACCTAAAAGAGATCAAGGCCAATCCCTTCTTCAAGTCGCTATTAAATCGGGACATTTAGATATTGCGGACTTACTCATTGATAGAGGGGCAGATCTTAACTTTATCGAAGAACCAACAGAGCTGAATCCATTTTGTCAACCGGTCATCCAAACGGCCGGTGGAAGAGCTGTATTTGACTGCAGGCGCATGATCAAACGTTGGAATGGTCAATATCAGTTGTATTCGTCTAAGGAAAAGGCTGACCAATCCTTCAAGGTTTTTAAAAAAATGTTAGAACTTGGAGCAGATATCTCTCAGAAGGATAGTCATAGAGGAACTTTATTGCAAACTATTTTAATAGAAACCAAGGAAGTTCTACCCTCTTATTATTGGAAAACAAAAGAAACGAGCGATAATGTCCTCATTACGGATGAATTACGTCATGATTTAAATCGTATTTATGATCTCTTGATTCGTTACGGTGTGACATCGGAAGAGATTTCTGCCTATCATAAGATTCCTCTAAAAGAACTTTACCAGGACAGTCCGACCATGGAGTTCTTAAATCGGTTGGATTAA
- a CDS encoding CbrC family protein gives MNDSMKEYIHLKKQFQAQDKDSSSVLALYEFADRLNLLETPEAKQVLVDVYQELGLYASAYTLFLGLVDKSDRKQVKKLFTLEKMSHSHGDRFALSRPLTEKEKEAHKEKVSELPTFRYHPDPLATGSFKEGEPKTCPSCGEDHTIYYALRPYCVEEIRHLCPTCISTGRAAQKFEAEFIQDADWQGVMDKEKDQLLFCQTPGYSSWQGEYWLSCCQDYCAYMGTVGTRELEEMGIAEQVLEEYEARDEFQDVAEYLVKDGDMCGYLFRCLHCEQYHLWVDAD, from the coding sequence ATGAACGACTCTATGAAAGAATATATCCACTTGAAAAAGCAGTTCCAAGCGCAAGATAAGGATTCATCCAGCGTCCTAGCTCTCTATGAATTTGCGGATCGGCTGAACTTACTGGAAACTCCAGAAGCTAAGCAGGTCTTGGTGGATGTCTACCAAGAGTTGGGCTTATATGCCAGTGCTTATACGCTCTTTTTGGGGCTTGTCGACAAGTCAGATCGTAAGCAAGTTAAGAAACTTTTTACCTTAGAAAAGATGAGTCATAGTCATGGAGATCGTTTTGCTCTCTCTCGTCCCTTGACCGAAAAAGAAAAAGAGGCTCATAAGGAGAAAGTCAGTGAATTGCCAACCTTCCGCTATCATCCGGATCCACTAGCGACGGGTTCCTTTAAGGAAGGCGAGCCTAAGACCTGCCCTTCGTGTGGGGAAGATCACACCATCTATTATGCTCTGAGACCTTATTGTGTAGAAGAGATAAGACATCTTTGTCCAACTTGTATTTCTACTGGTCGTGCTGCCCAAAAGTTTGAAGCAGAGTTTATCCAAGATGCTGATTGGCAAGGGGTAATGGATAAGGAAAAAGACCAGCTCCTCTTCTGTCAAACTCCAGGCTATAGTAGCTGGCAGGGCGAATATTGGCTCTCCTGTTGCCAAGACTACTGTGCCTATATGGGGACAGTTGGCACTCGTGAACTGGAAGAGATGGGCATTGCAGAGCAAGTTTTGGAAGAATATGAGGCGCGTGATGAATTTCAGGATGTGGCTGAATACTTAGTCAAGGATGGTGACATGTGTGGCTACCTCTTTCGATGTCTCCATTGTGAACAATACCATCTTTGGGTCGATGCGGATTAG